The Vicia villosa cultivar HV-30 ecotype Madison, WI linkage group LG1, Vvil1.0, whole genome shotgun sequence genome includes a region encoding these proteins:
- the LOC131656247 gene encoding putative B3 domain-containing protein At2g27410, which yields MSMKKNTAELQNPEIMMQKKAMAIEKINAYMQKLKTMEKKFDPLSHFSLHRVLSQESPQFYTEDELAQIEKINHIVCQEANLLLISQSRVKKVEVNDKKRCRSSNEDIMSDGGRRVKSKSTIKRKPIIRKKETVLSPPPELPNHVNNMIKVLNGSDIKYIMCKELYKTDLNPNNNRLSMPISQIKYDFLTEIEKTSLKTRDQEGKPFGLKVTVLDPCFNEFSLSLKKWDMTSTSIYNLHPGWTPVLLKNNFKEHQKLDIWSFRVNGKLHLLLNDNESQEIEKDKELKNSTAVSKTEE from the coding sequence ATGTCCATGAAGAAGAACACTGCAGAGTTACAAAATCCAGAAATTATGATGCAAAAGAAAGCTATGGCTATTGAGAAGATCAATGCATATATGCAAAAGTTGAAAACAATGGAAAAGAAATTTGATCCACTATCTCATTTTTCTTTGCATAGAGTGTTATCTCAAGAGTCTCCACAATTTTATACCGAAGATGAGTTAGCACAAATAGAGAAAATCAATCACATTGTGTGTCAAGAAGCAAATCTCCTTCTTATTTCACAAAGTAGAGTGAAAAAAGTAGAAGTCAATGACAAAAAAAGGTGTCGTTCAAGTAACGAAGATATCATGTCTGATGGAGGAAGAAGAGTGAAATCAAAGTCTACAATTAAGAGAAAACCAATAATTCGCAAAAAAGAAACTGTGCTATCACCGCCACCAGAATTGCCTAATCATGTTAATAACATGATCAAAGTGTTGAATGGTAGTGATATTAAATATATCATGTGCAAGGAATTGTATAAAACTGATCTCAACCCTAACAACAATCGTCTTTCAATGCCAATTTCACAAATCAAGTATGATTTTCTCACAGAAATAGAAAAAACATCCTTGAAAACAAGGGATCAAGAAGGAAAACCGTTTGGTTTAAAAGTGACTGTGCTAGATCCTTGTTTTAACGAGTTCTCACTGTCTTTGAAGAAGTGGGACATGACGAGTACTAGTATTTATAATCTTCATCCTGGTTGGACACCTGTTttgttgaaaaataattttaaagagcATCAAAAACTTGACATTTGGTCATTTAGAGTTAACGGCAAGTTGCACCTTTTACTCAATGATAACGAGTCACAAGAAATTGAAAAAGATAAAGAGCTGAAGAATTCAACTGCTGTTTCGAAAACGGAAGAATAA